From Plasmodium brasilianum strain Bolivian I chromosome 5, whole genome shotgun sequence, the proteins below share one genomic window:
- a CDS encoding MOLO1 domain-containing protein produces the protein MFLDNEIPKDDTLKHPYSQDVTLENFPNPFIHPSLCNRSGLKYSYICDPNKILSRNIADKVEEILSYQRRNSSHYCMDKGEVPYVLGVALIKKLPYGISADMFGNQILDYWKLGNKNCNDGILLLFVKDDATFELKWKKGAQSIINFRTATSMNKSFNQNIRRYSLEHSILRGKDGEIPSCEINIAVPHGGDNSTNANDTNVITKKENIKHKNAKILNMKIQHNAVSINSIGLSL, from the exons ATGTTTCTTGACAATGAAATACCAAAAGATGATACACTAAAACATCCATATTCACAAGATGTTACTCTTGAGAATTTCCCAAACCCTTTTATTCATCCTTCTTTATGCAATAGAAGTGggttaaaatattcttacaTATGCGACCCAAATAAAATACTATCAAGGAATATAGCGGATAAAGTTGAGG AGATTTTAAGCTACCAAAGACGCAACTCTAGTCACTACTGCATGGATAAGGGAGAAGTGCCTTATGT ttTAGGTGTGgctttgataaaaaaattaccttATGGAATTAGTGCAGACATGTTCGGTAACCAAATATTAGACTACTGGAAAttaggaaataaaaattgtaacgATGgaattttacttctttttgtAAAAGATGATGCAACCTTTGAATTAAAATGGAAGAAAG GAGCGCAGtcaataataaatttcaGAACGGCCACGTCTATGAACAAGTCCTTTAACCAGAACATACGAAGATACTCACTAGAACATTCTATATTAAGGGGTAAAGATGGGGAAATCCCTtc CTGTGAAATTAACATCGCAG TACCTCACGGGGGAGATAATTCCACCAACGCAAACGACACAAATGTAATTAcgaagaaagaaaatattaaacataaaaacgcgaaaatattaaatatgaaaattcaACATAATGCTGTGTCCATTAACTCTATAGGGTTGTCGCTCTAA